A DNA window from Chryseobacterium sp. MEBOG06 contains the following coding sequences:
- a CDS encoding leucine-rich repeat domain-containing protein: protein MTDFIKKLEKEFNTQIIYSNKHIWRNYYDVDNDGNITTLYLDKIDLKDLYVLLPVAHSLVNLGVLDCNIRTLVTLKSFTRLEILSLRQNNLYGSTLEHLSYLKKLKKLDLRGTNLTDTSSLGTLNNLEMLFIGGSDHLDEIKGLESLKSLYHLDVSNSCINSIENICANENIRVLNLKGTNLKKITHLERFPNLESLNLDGTLVEKIEGLQASKNLKELFISTWRIKRIEGLESLTKLEVLDLYLNEISKIEGLDNLTNLKWLSLNSNKITKVEKLDNLTNLELLLLEANESITYFDTAFFHNLVSECYIYMRDMMEIERIQTAAPENVKINYNDDYQWPTSLYKVPSNILNNLYLQ from the coding sequence ATGACAGATTTTATAAAAAAATTAGAAAAAGAATTTAACACTCAAATTATCTATTCCAATAAACATATCTGGAGAAATTATTATGATGTTGATAATGATGGAAATATTACAACGCTTTATTTAGATAAGATTGATTTAAAAGATCTTTATGTTTTATTGCCTGTCGCACACAGTTTGGTTAATCTGGGAGTTTTAGATTGCAATATCAGAACTTTAGTAACATTAAAATCATTTACTCGATTGGAAATTTTGAGCTTAAGGCAAAATAATTTATATGGTTCCACACTTGAACATTTAAGTTATTTGAAAAAGCTAAAAAAGCTTGATTTAAGAGGAACAAATCTTACGGATACATCATCACTCGGCACTCTTAATAATTTAGAGATGTTGTTTATTGGTGGAAGTGATCATCTTGATGAGATTAAAGGCTTGGAAAGTTTAAAATCACTATATCATTTAGATGTGTCTAACAGCTGTATTAATAGTATTGAGAACATCTGTGCAAATGAAAATATCCGTGTACTGAATTTAAAGGGCACTAATTTGAAAAAGATTACGCATTTGGAGCGATTTCCTAATTTGGAAAGTCTTAATCTGGATGGTACTTTAGTAGAAAAAATTGAAGGATTACAAGCTTCGAAAAATCTTAAAGAGCTTTTTATTTCTACATGGCGTATAAAGCGTATTGAAGGTTTGGAAAGCTTAACCAAATTGGAAGTTTTGGATTTATATTTGAACGAAATTTCAAAAATAGAAGGATTGGATAATTTAACCAATTTAAAATGGTTGAGTCTTAATAGCAATAAAATAACAAAAGTTGAGAAATTGGATAATCTGACAAACCTTGAACTTTTATTATTGGAAGCCAATGAGTCAATTACTTATTTTGATACTGCATTTTTTCACAATTTAGTCTCAGAATGTTATATATACATGCGAGATATGATGGAAATAGAAAGAATTCAAACGGCTGCACCCGAAAATGTAAAAATCAATTATAATGACGATTATCAATGGCCTACATCATTGTATAAAGTTCCTAGCAATATTTTGAATAACCTTTATTTACAATAG
- a CDS encoding ankyrin repeat domain-containing protein has protein sequence MKNNEYIINIISSKNIDALKEWINNGGDAKTIIGGPYYKESLIQYIIDEIEDEDEDTYVTMIEVLIENGADVNYFHEAYNAPVFQTIYLNKPKVLKLILEKGAKIDIVGEERETPLTKTSLNQNVELMKLLLAYANKDLINKSGSFQAKTPLGLAFYFGNLEMIELLLKYKADPYVNDGEGYLTIENIPKDIDEELKKKIFNLIEKYKAK, from the coding sequence ATGAAAAACAATGAATACATCATAAACATAATATCAAGTAAAAATATTGATGCTTTAAAAGAATGGATAAATAATGGTGGTGATGCAAAGACTATAATTGGCGGTCCTTATTATAAAGAGAGTTTAATACAATATATCATAGATGAGATTGAAGATGAAGACGAGGATACTTATGTAACAATGATAGAGGTTTTAATAGAAAATGGAGCAGACGTAAATTATTTTCATGAAGCTTATAATGCTCCCGTCTTTCAGACAATATATTTAAATAAACCAAAAGTTCTAAAGTTGATTTTGGAAAAAGGAGCTAAAATAGATATTGTAGGGGAAGAACGTGAGACACCACTCACAAAAACTTCTTTAAATCAGAATGTTGAGCTGATGAAATTATTATTAGCTTATGCAAATAAAGATCTTATCAATAAATCTGGGTCTTTTCAGGCGAAAACACCTTTAGGATTGGCATTTTATTTTGGAAATCTGGAGATGATAGAATTATTGCTGAAGTATAAAGCAGATCCTTATGTAAATGATGGAGAGGGTTATTTAACTATTGAAAATATTCCAAAAGATATTGATGAAGAATTGAAAAAGAAAATATTTAATCTTATAGAAAAGTATAAAGCTAAGTAA
- a CDS encoding transposase — translation MSCTQLDGSQTRCRMGGESTGYQSRKSAKTSNIIFLCDNRGQMISMGNPRSGNHHDLYEIEDVMGEIIEILSEAEISHKGLFLNADSGFDIENLRQKLEMEEIMGNIKTNPRNGKTGNNDYYFDEKLYKSRFKIEQANAWLDGFKSLLIRFETLDITWKNLHFLAFSLRLIKKLKVQTTS, via the coding sequence ATGTCGTGTACTCAGCTTGACGGGAGCCAAACCCGATGTAGAATGGGCGGAGAATCAACAGGATATCAAAGCAGAAAATCGGCGAAAACCAGCAATATAATTTTCCTTTGCGACAATCGTGGTCAAATGATTTCGATGGGAAATCCCAGAAGCGGAAATCATCATGATTTATATGAAATAGAAGATGTTATGGGCGAGATTATTGAAATTTTATCCGAAGCGGAAATTTCTCATAAGGGTCTTTTTTTGAATGCAGATTCGGGATTTGACATTGAAAATTTAAGACAGAAATTAGAAATGGAGGAAATAATGGGTAACATCAAAACTAATCCCCGAAATGGAAAAACAGGAAATAATGATTACTATTTTGATGAAAAATTGTACAAAAGCAGATTTAAAATAGAGCAGGCAAATGCCTGGTTAGATGGCTTCAAGTCTTTGTTGATAAGATTTGAAACGCTGGATATTACTTGGAAGAATCTGCACTTTTTGGCGTTTTCCTTAAGACTAATCAAAAAATTAAAAGTTCAAACAACTTCATAG
- a CDS encoding leucine-rich repeat domain-containing protein has translation MYLDDIDLKKLDVLLPIADSLVNLAVVKCNIKTIGALKSFSRLESLSLRLNSLHGSTLSHLSHLKRLKRLDLCGTNIQDTSPLESLTHLEELYIGSSSRLYEVNGLEGLKSLHHLDTSYSRIDSIEKVRVNENIQSLNLEGTKIKKITHLEQFPNLQSLNLESTLVEKIEGMDTLKNLKEFLISTYRIKRIEGLESLTGLEVLDLNFNKISKIEGLDNLTNLKRLSLNENQITRVENLDNLINLEILLLETHTTVTYFDTSFFHNLISECHIYIHDIHDVKAVQAAAPNNVKINFDNDYPYFTTLYRHPTGIFE, from the coding sequence TTGTATCTAGATGATATTGATCTAAAAAAACTTGATGTACTCCTACCTATAGCAGACAGTTTGGTTAATCTTGCTGTTGTAAAATGCAATATCAAAACCATAGGAGCTTTAAAGTCGTTTAGCCGTTTAGAATCATTAAGCTTGAGACTTAATAGTTTGCACGGATCCACATTGAGTCATTTAAGCCATCTAAAAAGACTTAAAAGATTGGACTTATGTGGAACAAACATTCAGGATACATCACCACTTGAAAGTCTTACTCATTTGGAGGAATTGTATATTGGTAGTAGTAGCCGCCTTTATGAAGTGAATGGTTTGGAAGGTTTAAAATCCTTACACCATTTAGATACATCTTATAGCAGAATTGATAGTATTGAGAAGGTTAGAGTAAATGAAAATATTCAATCATTAAATTTAGAAGGAACTAAAATAAAAAAGATAACACATTTAGAACAATTTCCTAATTTACAAAGCCTCAATCTAGAAAGTACTTTAGTCGAAAAAATCGAAGGAATGGATACATTAAAAAATCTTAAAGAGTTTTTAATTTCTACATATCGTATAAAACGTATTGAGGGCTTGGAAAGCTTGACGGGCTTGGAAGTTCTAGATTTAAATTTTAATAAAATATCAAAAATTGAAGGATTGGATAATTTAACCAATTTGAAACGATTGAGCCTTAATGAAAATCAAATAACCAGAGTTGAGAATTTGGACAATCTTATAAATCTTGAAATTTTATTGCTGGAGACTCATACTACTGTTACCTATTTTGATACTTCATTTTTTCATAATTTAATTTCAGAATGTCATATTTATATACATGATATACATGATGTTAAGGCGGTTCAAGCCGCAGCGCCTAATAATGTTAAGATTAATTTTGACAATGATTATCCTTATTTTACAACATTGTATCGCCACCCTACAGGCATTTTTGAATGA
- a CDS encoding leucine-rich repeat domain-containing protein: protein MTDFIKKLEEEFNTQIIYSKDHIWENYYDVDKDGKIITLFLRYVDLNKLDVLLPIAESLVNLAVIDCKIKTLRGLKSFTRLEALSLRLNNLHSSTMGHLRHLKNLKKLDLRGTNLKDTSHVSSLTNLEMLFIGGSDRLYEVKGLEGLKSLYHLDASYCRINNIENICANENIRSLKLEGTKIKNITHLERFPNLESFNVDCTSIEKIEGLENSKNLKRLFISTWRIKRIEGLENLSKLEVLDLNLNEISKIEGLDNLTHLKRLNLNENHITKVENLDNLINLELLLLEANKPITYFDTMFFNNLVSDCYIYMRSEKDIEKIQAIAPENVKINYDDDYRWPTSLYSGPRGIFE, encoded by the coding sequence ATGACAGATTTTATAAAAAAATTAGAAGAAGAATTTAATACTCAAATTATCTATTCCAAAGACCACATCTGGGAAAATTATTATGATGTGGATAAAGATGGAAAGATTATAACATTATTTTTACGTTATGTTGATTTAAATAAACTTGATGTATTATTGCCCATAGCGGAAAGTTTGGTTAATCTAGCTGTTATCGATTGTAAAATTAAAACCTTAAGAGGATTAAAATCGTTTACCCGCTTAGAAGCATTAAGCTTGCGTCTGAATAATTTACATAGCTCCACAATGGGACATTTAAGACATTTGAAAAATCTAAAAAAACTGGATTTAAGAGGTACAAATCTTAAAGATACTTCACATGTTAGTAGCCTTACGAATTTGGAGATGTTATTCATTGGTGGTAGTGACCGTCTCTATGAAGTAAAAGGCTTGGAAGGTTTAAAATCTTTATATCATTTAGATGCGTCTTATTGTAGAATTAATAATATTGAGAACATCTGCGCAAATGAAAATATTCGTTCATTAAAATTAGAAGGAACTAAAATAAAAAATATAACACATCTGGAGCGATTTCCTAATTTGGAAAGCTTTAATGTAGATTGTACTTCGATAGAAAAAATTGAAGGATTAGAAAATTCTAAAAATCTTAAAAGACTTTTTATTTCTACTTGGAGGATAAAGCGCATCGAAGGCTTGGAAAATTTATCCAAATTGGAGGTTTTGGATTTAAATTTGAACGAAATTTCAAAAATAGAAGGATTAGATAATTTAACCCATTTAAAACGGTTGAATCTTAATGAAAATCATATAACTAAAGTTGAGAATTTGGATAATCTGATAAATCTTGAACTTTTGTTACTGGAAGCCAATAAACCAATTACTTATTTTGATACAATGTTTTTCAATAATTTAGTTTCAGACTGTTATATATACATGCGTAGCGAAAAGGATATTGAAAAGATTCAAGCTATTGCACCCGAAAATGTTAAAATTAATTATGACGATGATTATCGTTGGCCTACATCATTGTATAGTGGTCCCAGAGGTATTTTTGAATAA